The Methanomassiliicoccales archaeon genome includes a region encoding these proteins:
- a CDS encoding ribbon-helix-helix protein, CopG family, whose translation MKSIRSTRYRPVHASNKIRHCYFGVRVTPEMRDQLIQLARERNISISAIIREMLAAKIEEYERKGLTDASA comes from the coding sequence ATGAAGAGTATCAGATCGACTAGATACAGACCAGTCCATGCATCGAATAAAATAAGGCACTGCTACTTTGGTGTTAGAGTCACTCCTGAAATGCGTGATCAGCTCATCCAGCTCGCACGTGAAAGGAACATATCGATTAGCGCTATCATCAGAGAAATGCTAGCTGCGAAAATCGAAGAGTATGAGAGAAAAGGCCTGACAGATGCAAGTGCTTAG